Sequence from the Candidatus Atribacteria bacterium ADurb.Bin276 genome:
CATAACTTCTAATCCTACGATATCCATATGAACTGTGTTAAAACCATGAATCCTCAAAGACATTTGGTTGCCTCCTAAAGAATTTATGTTTTTTTGAGGGATAACATCAATGTCAATGTTATCCCTCGTATATTATTTATTACTATTCTTTTTCTTATCCTTTAGGTCCATATTTATCTAAAACATCAAGAAATAGTTGATCATAAATAAAGTGACCTTCAATTGGTACTCTTTCCTGGATCATTCCTCTTTCAATTAAATAATCATTTACTTTCTCCCATCTTTCAGTTTGTGAATATCTTGGGAGTTTCCCTGTTAACCAGGAGCTTTCAACGCCAAGACTACCTTCAATTGGTCCAATCCAGTATCCCCATTCAACTAAGCTCGAGGGGAAAGCTTGCCACTTATCGAAAATATCAATAAAATCTTGGGGTGTCATTCCAGCAGCGGTATTTTTGTTTAGCTCTCCTGAAATAAACTCTGCAGCTTCATTCAAATGTACGCTCATATATTGGCAGGTCTTTATATAAATATGGAAAAGTTTTACTAAGGTATCCCAATTTTCTTCAGCGTATTTTTTTGTTACGGCCATCATGGGAGCACAAACAACACCACCTCCAATGTCAGCTACAGTGATCATCTCTTTCATGCCATTCTTCAACGCTGCCATTCTTTGAGGAATACCTCCAGCAAAGAAATCTCCAGTCCCAGCAATAAAAGCAGTGACGCCTTCGTCTGGTTGCATATCGATCATGTTAATATCGTTATCAAGGTCAAGACCTGCAATTTTTGCTAAACTCCAAATTGGCATTTCCTGATCAGTACCACGCATCGCAATTCCAGTTTTTGATTTTAATTGGGCACCGGTTAATTCTAATGCTTTATTTGGATCTCCAACTTCACTTAAAATTTCTTGATAACTTTTTAAATCGCTATCTGGTTTTATCATGATTGAAAATCCGTGGTGAAAAACATGGAATGGAAATGCCATAACTAAATCAGGATAACTTTTATAGGCTGCAACATAAACGGCACTTTCTGTTGGTCCAATATCAAGTGCATTTGCAGCTAATGCTTCATGAACATCGGGGAAAAATAACAGTTGTTCGAATACTGGTTCGATTCCCTCTTCTTCATAATAACCAAGATGATCGGCTAAAATAAAGGGATAAGAGTCTTGGTAAGGAATAATACCAATTCTTACTTTCTCAAGACCGAAAGATGCTGTTCCTAGTAGGAGTACAAACATTGTCATTATTAAGAAAGTCAAAAATAAACTTTTGAGATTGCTTTTCATTTAGCTTCCTCCTTTTAAAAACCTGATATCTGGGTTTAAAAAAAAATTTTAGAATAAATCACCATACCAGCTTACTAAAGATGAAGAATCTCCCCATTTGCCCCATTGTTTTACAACTTCAATCATTTCATCAGTTTTAAGCGCTTCTTCCCAAGCTTCATTGCTTAAAACCTTAATGATTTCAGCAAATTGATAATTTACACCTTTGTCGTTTTTCTTTAATTCAACAACCTTAAGACTGTATACTCCCTTTTGTGATGGTGCAGTTCTCTGGTCTACTTTCTTGGACCATTTCTTGAATTCTTCAGCGTCTGCTCCTGGTTTTAGATTGAATAAATTAATAATGACCTGCATTTGCTTCATTCCTTTCAATATATTATTGTTATCGTTTTCAATAATAAATAAAATTTATTTGCCTCCTTTCCTCTATATTTAGATATATTTTCTACTAATTCCCTTTTTTATAATCTTATTTTCCAAAAATATTATATACATATATTGCAATCGTCGTCAATTATTTTTGAATTTTTTTGTATGTGTCAAATAATGTTCGCAATTTACTCTTAGCAAACACCGGAGACCCTTTTTGAACAAAGAGATGACCTTACTTGAATGGAAAGTCATCTCTCTTTGAAAAATTACTCGATTGATTCACCTCCTCTTTAAGTAATATGGAAGATAAAAATAAAGAGAAGAATAGGACCTTTCTTCTCAGTTAATCCTTTCTTATTATTCAAACAAAAAGCTACTCATGAGTCGTCGGGCTGTGGATCTGTGGTCAACCCGCAGGGTTGTCCATCTATCCACAGCCTCTTTTTTTCTTTTTGTTTTCTTTTCTTTTTTTAGGCTATCTTTAGAAGCTCTACTTGTTGCTTGGTAATGGCTTCAGAACTAATGTACTTTTTACTACTCATCCAATCTTCAGTATACTCAATGAGATAACTGGTGACCAACCGGAGATAGGAATCAGTGGTAGGAAAGATCCCTACCACTCGGGTTCGACGACGAATCTCTTTGTGAATCCGCTCGAGTGAATTGGTCGAAGAGATCTTTCGTTGGTCAAGGTGAGGAAAAGCCAGGAATTGTAAGGAATCTTCCAGTCCTTCCTCTAAAAGAGCAATGGCTTGAGGAAAGCGATCTCGGTATTCCTGGATGACCAACAGTGCATATTGCTTTGCACACTCTTGGTCAGGTTGGTACCAGATTTGTTTCAGTTTCGCGGCAAAGGATTCTTTTTCTTTATGGGGGATATGGACCAATATATTACGCATAAAGTGTACTTTACACCGTTGCCAACTTGATCCTAAGAAACATTTCTGAATGGCATTTTTCAGCCCAGTATGAGCATCGGAGATGCAAAGCCAGACTGTTTCCACTCCTCGGCTTTTGAGTTGTTCAAAGAGATGAGTATAGGTGTCTTCTGATTCGGCATACATGGGTTCGACCGCCAGGATCTCTCGGTTTCCCTCACTTGTCAGACCCTGAACGACAGCAATGGCCATGCTGATGATGTGTCTTTCACAGCGAACCTTTTCGTAGAGGGCATCAACCCAAATGACTGGGTACTCTTTTTCCAGAGGACGGGTACGGAACCATTCCACTTGTTCATTGAGGTCTTTGGTGATTTCTGATACTTGACCAGCAGAGAGGGACTCAATCCCTAAGCTTTGAGCAAGGCGCTCCATCTTTCGGGTGGAGACACCATTGATGAAGGCTTCTTGAACCACCTGGAGGAGGGCTTGTTCCGAGCGTTTCCTTTCGGTCACAAAAAAAGGAATATAGCCTCCTTTACGGAGTTTTGGAACTAGAAGGTAGATGGTTCCTAACCTCGTATCAAATCGTCTGACTCGGGTTCCAGAGAAATGAGTGGTTCGGGTGGGACAATGTTCTCCCTTGTGAGCTCCAACTTTGTTTTCAGCTTCCAGTTTCATGAGTTCATTGGTCAGCCATTCTAACATGGCATAGAGTGGATCAGGTTCAGTCATGAAACCAATGAGCATTTTTTTGAGAAATGGTGTATGATTATTTTGAGCCATCGGATATTCCTCCTCGATGAAGTTTTGTATTATATGCAACCTTCATTTTGGAGTCTCCGGTGGCTTTTTTCAAGGTGCGAAATTGCG
This genomic interval carries:
- a CDS encoding NMT1/THI5 like protein, coding for MKSNLKSLFLTFLIMTMFVLLLGTASFGLEKVRIGIIPYQDSYPFILADHLGYYEEEGIEPVFEQLLFFPDVHEALAANALDIGPTESAVYVAAYKSYPDLVMAFPFHVFHHGFSIMIKPDSDLKSYQEILSEVGDPNKALELTGAQLKSKTGIAMRGTDQEMPIWSLAKIAGLDLDNDINMIDMQPDEGVTAFIAGTGDFFAGGIPQRMAALKNGMKEMITVADIGGGVVCAPMMAVTKKYAEENWDTLVKLFHIYIKTCQYMSVHLNEAAEFISGELNKNTAAGMTPQDFIDIFDKWQAFPSSLVEWGYWIGPIEGSLGVESSWLTGKLPRYSQTERWEKVNDYLIERGMIQERVPIEGHFIYDQLFLDVLDKYGPKG
- a CDS encoding REDY-like protein HapK — translated: MQVIINLFNLKPGADAEEFKKWSKKVDQRTAPSQKGVYSLKVVELKKNDKGVNYQFAEIIKVLSNEAWEEALKTDEMIEVVKQWGKWGDSSSLVSWYGDLF
- a CDS encoding Transposase, Mutator family, which gives rise to MAQNNHTPFLKKMLIGFMTEPDPLYAMLEWLTNELMKLEAENKVGAHKGEHCPTRTTHFSGTRVRRFDTRLGTIYLLVPKLRKGGYIPFFVTERKRSEQALLQVVQEAFINGVSTRKMERLAQSLGIESLSAGQVSEITKDLNEQVEWFRTRPLEKEYPVIWVDALYEKVRCERHIISMAIAVVQGLTSEGNREILAVEPMYAESEDTYTHLFEQLKSRGVETVWLCISDAHTGLKNAIQKCFLGSSWQRCKVHFMRNILVHIPHKEKESFAAKLKQIWYQPDQECAKQYALLVIQEYRDRFPQAIALLEEGLEDSLQFLAFPHLDQRKISSTNSLERIHKEIRRRTRVVGIFPTTDSYLRLVTSYLIEYTEDWMSSKKYISSEAITKQQVELLKIA